CCCGCGCCACTTGACCGGCGATCGAGGTGATGTTGATGATCCGCCCGCCGGCCGGCATGGCCTGGGCGGCGCGCCGCGACAGGGCGAAGGGGGCGAGCAGATCGATCTCCAGCAGTTGGCGTACGGCGGCCAGATCAAGATCGTCAAGGGGTCGGCGATCGCGGGCCCCGGCGTTATTGACCAGGATATCGATGCCGCCCCACGACTCGGTCAGCTCCTCGAGCGCGGCGGCGCCGGCCTCGGGCTCGCCCAGATCGAAAGCCACCGCCTCGGCCGCGCCCCCCGCCGCCCGAATGGCCGCCACCGCCCGTTCCAGGTCCGCGCCGCCCCGCCCGTGAACGGCCACCCAGGCGCCAGCCCGGGCCAAGGCCAAAGCCATCTCGAACCCCAGCCCCCGGCTGCTCCCGGTCACCAGGGCGGTTTTTCCGGCGAGATCGAACAGCGACGCGGCCATGGCGAGGACCTTTCTCAGGACATAAGGGAAGACCAAGGGGGCATTAGCCGCGCCCCCTTCACCCCGATCAAGCCCCAATGCCTTAAAACCGCACCACCCCGTGGCGAACGACGGTCAACGCGCTTTGTCGCCCTTTGGCCCAGATCGCTCGCAACGGCCTCCTAATCCGCCGGATCCTGGCCGACCAGACGGCCGTCGAGCAGTTCCATGCGGCGGGTGCAGCGGGCGGCGACGGCGGCGTCGTGGGTGGAGATCAGGAAGGTGGTGCCGTCTTCGGCGTTGATCTCGCCCAGCAGGTTCATCACCTGTTCGGCCGGACCGCTGTCGAGATTGCCCGTGGGTTCGTCGGCCAGGACCAGGGCCGGGCGGTTGATCAGGGCGCGGGCCAGGGCGACGCGCTGCTTCTGGCCACCCGATAATTTGCGCGCCCCGTAATCGACGCGGTCTTCCAGGCCCACGCGCACCAACAGGGCGCGGGCCCGCTCGCGCATGAGGCGGGTCTCGCGGCCCTTGCCGGCGGCGGCGGGGAACAGGACGTTTTCCAGGGCGGTGAAATCGGGCAGCAGGTGATGGAACTGGAAGACGAAGCCAAGATTACGGTTGCGAAAGCGCGCCAGCTCGGCTTCGGGCAGGCCGATCATCGGCTGGCCAAGGATGCGCAAGTCGCCCGAGGTCGCCCCCAGCAAGGTGCCAAGCACGGCCAGAAGGGTGGATTTTCCCGAGCCCGAGGGACCGACCAGGGCGACGCGCTCACCCGCATTGATATCAAAACTCAGCCTTTTGAGAACCTGACTGGCCAGTTCGCCCTCGCCGAAGCTTTTGGACAGGCTGCGCGCCTCGACCAAAGGAAGCGTCATCCGATCACCTCGACCGGATCGATGGCGGCGGCGTTGCGCGCCGGGATCACCGCGGCCAGCACGCTGCCAAGCACGGTCAAGCTGATCACCGCCAGATAGCCGCCCTGCGAGGGATCGATCGGCAGGGCCGGCGTGCCATCGGGGCGGCGGGCCACGCTGACCAGCAACTGGCAGAACCCATAGCCGGCCGAGGCGCCGAGCAGGGCGCCGATCAGTCCGACGAACAGCCCCTGGGCCAGGAAGACCAGGGCCACGAAGCGCTTGGAGACGCCAAACGAGCGCATGATGCCGATCTCGGAGCGCCGGCGATAGGTCGACAGCAGCAAGGCCGAGGAGACGCCGATGACGATGGTGATCAGGCTGAAGCCCTGGATCAAGCGGCCGGTCTGCGCCTGACTGGCCAGGGCCTGATACAGCCGGCGGTTCTTGGCGATCCAGCTGGTCGCCGTCAGCCCGGTCGCCGCCCCCAGATGGCTGGCCACGACCTCGGCGTCGTCGAGGCGGGCCAGTTTGATCTCGATCTTGCTGATGCCATAGGGCAGATCAAGCAAGGTGCGGGCGGCGCGCAGGTGCAGATAGGCGGTGCGCTCGTCCAGCGCCTCGACCCCGGTGCGGAAGATCCCCTGGATCAGAAAGCTGCGCTCCGTGCCGGTATCGGCGCGCAGAACCAGACGGCTGCCGATCCTCAAGCCCAGCTTGTCGGCCAGTTTGTCGCCGATCAGCAGACTGTCGAGATCAAGCCGCGCCTCGCCCGCCACCAATTGGCCGTCGATATCGGCGATCGCCGACAGCCGCTCGGGCAGCACACCGGTCAGGGTCAGCGCCGCGCTCGCCCGTCCCCGGGTGGCGAAGGCGTTGCCGATGATCTGCGGCGAGGCGACCCTGACCCCGGGCGTCGCCTCGACGATGCCCAGCAGCGGCGACCACGAGCGGATCTGTTCGGGCACATCCAGGGTCTTTTCAACCGCCGCCAGCACCTTCGCCGTCTCGCCCAACGCCAGGGCCTCGCGCGGCGGCAGGGCCTCGCGCGGCGGCAGGGCCTTGGCCTCCAGCGTCACATGGGGAAGATTGCCCACGGTCTGGGCGATCAATTCCACCCGCAAGCCGCCGATCAGCCCGGTGATGAAAACGAAAACGATCACCCCGAGGGCGACGCCGGCGATCAGCAGCAGGGTCTGACCGGGATTGGACAACAGATAGCGGCGGGCGACCTTGAGGGCGAACAAGGCCTTAGTCCCCAGCCGCCGCGCCGGGGGCCACCACCATCCCGGCGGTCAGGCCAAGGGGGGCCAGGGCCACGGCCTCGCCGGCGCTCAGGCCCTCTGTGACGATCACCTCGGCCGCCGGCCAGTCGATGAAGCGGATCGGCCGGCGCGCCAGAACGCCATTGACGGCCACCAGCACGGCCGGGGCGGTGCGGGCCTCGAGGATGGAGGCGCGCGGCAGGCTGAGCGCGCCCTCGCGACGCTCGACCTCGATGGTGATATCGACCGAATGGCCAACGGGAATCGCCGGCGGCTCGCCAAGGAAGCCGACACGGACCAGACGGCCGCCGGTCGCCGGATCGACGCGCGGCGAGACCCAAAGGACGCGGCCGTCGATCGCCCTTGGTTCGGGTCCGGCCGGGATCATCCGCGCCGGCTGGCCAACGGCCAAGCTGACCGCCAGGGCCTCGTCGATTTCGGTCTCCACATCCAGGGCGGAGGTCGCGACCAGGGTGTAAAGGGCGGTGTCGGTGCCCACCACCTGCCCGCCGTCGACCGGGCGTTCGGTGATGATGCCGTCAAACGGCGCGCGGATCACCGTTTCCTCCAACCGGGCCCGGGCTTCCTCGGCGGCGGCTTCGAGGCGGGCGATATCGCGGGCCAGGCGAGAGACGGCGAAGCGGGCGTCGTCGCGGGTCACCACCGATCCGGCGCCGCTGCGCTGCAGGGCGCTGGCCCGGCCAAGATCGCGTTCGGCCTGATCAAGCTCGCTGCGTCGGCTGGACAAAGCCGCTTCGGCCTGGGCCACCACCGAGGCCGGGATCGCCGGATCAAGCCGGGCGAGAACGGCGCCACGGGCCACCCGCGCGCCCTCCTCAAAAGCCAGTTCGATCAGTTGACCGGCCACCCTTGACCGCACGGTGACGCTTTCGGCCGCCCGCAGCCGACCGTTGGCCACCACGACCCGCACCACAAGGCCGGGCTCGACGGTGACCAGCGGAATGACCGGCGGCGCCCGCCAGAATGGTCCGTAAACAACGAACAGCCCGACCAGGGCGGCCAGGATCGCCAGCCCCAGGCCCGCCCGCAGCCAGCCCCGCCGGGGCGGACTCGTCTGGCGGGCGGGCGGCGGCAGGGCGCGCAAGGGGCGGACCCGTTGCGCCTCTCCGCCGGCCTCGCCCTGGGCCAGATCAACCGCATCCTTCAACCCCATCGCGCCCCCCATGGCCCCACACCCCCGGCGACGACGGCGGAGGGCGGGCGGAGGGGAAGGGATCGGGGGGCGGGGCTGCGCATGGTCATCGGAGAGTGGCGGGCTTTGGCGACAGCGTCAACCACGGCGAGAGCCGCCGCCGTCCCCGTCCCGGCCCCGATCGCGGCCGGGCCGCAGTCCTCGCCGGAGGGACTCACAGCCAGCGGCGGACCTGGGCGCGATAGGCGCGATAGACATCGCCGAATTTGGCTTCGAGATAACGCTCCTCGGCCAGGATGACGATAAGCTGAAGGCAGATCATGAAGACGAAGACCAGCAAGGCCATCCACAGCGAATTGAGCAGACAGGCCGTTCCCAGATAGATCAGCGACAGCGACAGATAAAGCGGGTTGCGGGTCAGACGGAAGGGGCCGTCGGTGACGATGGCCGTGGTCGTTCCCCGGGGATGGATGGTGGTGTCATGGCGCCGCATCGTCAGCACCGCCCAGACCATCAGCCCCCCGGCCAGAACCAGAAACACCACGCCAAGCCACAGATCGCCCCAGGCCGGCAGGAAAGGCACGGGCGACAGGGTATGGGCAAGCACCCCCGCCACCATGAACACCGAAAACAGGGCGGGAGGGGTGGCGCGCATCCGCGCCCGATCGGTCCCGGTGGGTTTGCTGTCTTGAACCATGGCCTTACCTTTTTGCTTGCGAGGGCGCAGGCGACGATAAGCCATCGGCGGCGCAAACTCCACCGAACCGAGAAAGACCGAATAGGCGCAACCGAAATCGGATCAGGATGCCGCAACCGTCGGCGGAGCGAAGGCGCCATGGGTCAGCGAAACCCGCGTTCCCCGCGGACCGCCGACGCTCTCGATCCGGGCGTCAAGCTGATGCCCCAGCGCCCGGATGATGCTGGTACCCAGCCCGGGGGTGACCTTGGCGGCGCTTTCGGTCGGCGTGCCGACGCCATTATCGGTGACCGAAAGCCGCCAAGCGCCGTCGGCGGCGCTTTCATAGGCGACCAGGATCTCGCCGGCGGTGGCATCGGCCCGGAAGGCGTGCTTCAGGGCGTTGATCACCAGTTCGGTCACGATCAAGCCCAGGCTCGCCGCCTCGTTCGACGGCGCCGAGCCCACGGCCTCGACCTTGACGACGATGGGGCGGGCATCGCCGATCAGCGTCGCGGTCAGGGTTTCGCACAACCGGCCCAGATAGGGGGCGAGGGCGATCGCCTCGCCGGGGCGCGAGGCCTGAAGCTGTTGCTGGGCGGCGGCGATCGACAGGATGCGCTGATGGGCGTCTTGCAGGTGGTGGCGGGCTTCCTCCGAGCTGACGGCGCGCGCCTTCATCATCAGGATACTGGCGATCAGCTGCAGGCTATTGCCGACCCGATGGCGCATTTCCTGAAGCAACACGTCCTTTTCGGCGAGCAGATCGCGCATCGCCGCCTCGGCGGCGCGCTGCACGGTGACATCTTCCATCGCCAGCAAAATCAACCGCTCGCCCTTGCCCTTCTCGACCACGGTGCGCGCGTTCAGCACCATGGTGCGACGGCCGCTTTCGCCGAAATCGTGATCGATCTCATAGGCGTCCATCACCGCGTGCTGGGGCAAGATGGTTTCCAGAAGCACGCGCAATTCGGGGATGTTCCACTGCCCCTCCCCCACCCGGTACAGGGGACAGCCCGCCACGTCTTCGGGGCGGAGCTTGAAGGTCTGATAAAACGCCCGGCTCGCGCAGACGACGCGGAGATCCTTGTCGAGCACCAGCAAAGGTTCGCGGATGGTATCGACGATCGCCTGGGCGAAAGCGACGCCGTCTTCAATCTGGGCAAAGGCTTGGGCGCTGGTCATCGGGGCCTTCCGAATCGGGCCTTCAGCCGCCAAGGGACAGGCGGCGGGCCATTTCAGCCGCACAATACCCCAAGAGGTCCCGACCATCTCTCCAAAATTCGTCGGTGGTCGACTGCGCACCGCCGCTTCCGGCCGGCGGCGGTGGCCTCAGATGCTACTGACCCGAACCTCGACCAAAAGACTGTCGAAGGCGTCGCCACCGCCCACGAAGCTGCCCGAAACCGGCATGGCCTGATGGATATCGCGGGCGACGGCCACCGGGATCAGATTGGAGCCGCCGACGCTGCGGTTGGTCGGATCGAAGGTGATCCACCCGGCGCCCGGAACAAAGACCTCGGCCCAGGCATGGGTCGATCCCGCCCCGGCGTCCCCCAGGCTGGCCTGATCGGGGTTGTGAAGATAGCCCGACACGATGCGCGCCCCGAAGCCCAGGCAGCGGGCAGCCTCGATGAACAGCACGGCGAAATCCCGGCAGGATCCCCAGCCGCGATCAAGGGTCTGCAACGGCGTCTGGGTGCCTTCGTCCTCCCGCCCCTGATAAGAGACCCAGGCCGAGATCCCGGCGTTGAGATCCTTGAGCAGCGACAGTGTATCGGTCCGTTCGCCGCGCACGAAGGCCCGCGCCCAGGCCCGCAAGCGGCCATCAGCGTCGTCGTAGCGCGGCTGGGTCAAGGCGCCAAGATCGATCCAATCGTCGTCGGCATAGGAAAACGGATAGGAGATCGCCGAAGCCGCGATGTCGAAGACCGGCCAGACCACCGCCTTGAGCTGGACCTCGGCAAGGCTGTCGATGACCAGGGTGTCGGCCAGCCCCTGAAAGCTCGCCGTCGCCAGCGCGTTGCCCGACACGTCATGGGCCCAGGTGATCGTCGCCGCCGGGCTGACGACGATCTCGCTCGAGATCAGCCGCAGATCCCGGCTTTCACGCGGACGCAGCATTAAGCGATGGGGGCCAAGGCCGACCGCCTGACGATAGCGATAGGTCGTTCTATGCGAGATCCGCAGCGTGATCACGGGGGAGACTCCCTGGGGGTGAGGACGGGTGATCCTCATCGTCCGGCAGGGCCGACCAATGGGGGAAAACATCGCGGGTATTTAGCCACTATATAAGATCGCCGAGCCTTGCTTTGCCCGGCAAAAGTCGTTGGTTCCCGCCGCTGCTTTTTCGACCTTTGAGTCGCTGCGACAAATAATCCGCAAACCACGCTTGCATTCGCGGCCATTGTGGACCATCTTAAGAGGGTCGATAGACGGCCTGATGACTTGGCCTCGCGCTGAAGCAATTCGCGCTAAGCTGATACTCTTCTACCTGAAAACGCGATTTCGACGGTCCGCATCCCTGCGGGCAAGCTCTCTCTATGATCTAGAAAGGGGTTTCCATGACTACGGGAACCGTTAAGTGGTTTAACGTTCAGAAGGGCTTCGGCTTCATTGCGCCCGATGACGGCGGCAGCGATGCCTTTGTTCACATCAGCGCGGTAGAGCGCTCGTCGGATCGTTCACCACCAGGATATCGGTGCCGCGAATCGCGTGATCGCAAAAGGCGATGGCCCGGGGCATCTCGTCGACATCGACGCCGCGGCGCGACTTGAACCACTGGCGGTCCCGGTCAACCAACGAGATCAGGGCGATCGGCACATCCAAAATCAAGGCCGCGAGCCGGGTCACCCGATCGAAGGCGACTTCGGGAAGGGTATCGAGCACCCGATAGGCATGAAGCGCCGCAAGGCGGGCAAGTTCGTCCGTTGCCGCGCCGCCGCCCAGCCGCTCCCCAATTGAGGAAGCCGAACAGATCATCGAGAAATCAGCCCCGTCATTCTTGTCACCCATCGGACTCATTACAGTGCCTCCAATCCATCTGGCTCGCACATCCCTTGATACGGGGAAAATTTGCTCAGAACAGTCTCTTTATATGGCTATTCTTTATTGTACTCGTTTTCTAAAAGAAAATACTTTTCACGTCTATTAATCAGAGGCCATCCACTTCCCGGGATTTTTATTAACTAGACAGTAGATTTATTTCCGGAGGTTTTCTTTTGACCGAGGAAGGTTCTGAAAAATGCCCCTCGGCAAATATGGACCTATGAATGTAGCTTTTAATATCATAATACTCTTTTGGTTGCTATTCATAAGCCATGCCTTCGCAAGCGTGCGCGGCGCGTTTCGCCCTTCCGGGCCGGGCGCCGCCCCGATCATCAGGAGCTTTCCATGCGCTTAGGCCATCTAACCATCCGTCTCAGGCTTTACGCGGGCTTTGGTGTCCTCATCCTCTTGGGAGCGGCACTGGCTGGTTACGGGTATTGGCAGCTTTCGCGACTCGAAGCGCAGAACCAGAAGATGAGCCTCATCGCCGACGGCACGGTGCGCCTGCTCAAGATCGATGCGAATCTCGAGGTCCTGCGGCGAACCAAATTGAAGTTCCAGTTGGATGGCGACATGGCGGCCGAGGCCGAGTTCAACAAAACCATCCCGCCGTCCCTGGAACTGATCGGCACATCGCTCGCCATTGTCATCAATCCAGAGCGCCGGGCGATTTATAATGACGTGAAGGACGCCATCTCCCTTCACGCCAGCCAGTTCGACGGGTTCAAGGCGGCGGTGCGGGTGGTAAACGCCGACAAGGCGGCCCTGTTCGCCGCCGGCGACGGGGTGTCGAGCGAAACCGAGACCCTGCTCACCGCCTTGCGAAGCACCGACAGCCAACCCCTGATCCTGGCGGGGGGGGGAAGCCATGCGTGCCGTGTTGTCGTTACGGGTCACCGGCTTGCGCTTCCTCGCCAGCGGCGACCGTCAATGGCTGGATCTGGCCAATGCCAATGCGGAAAAAGCCAAGGTGGCGATGGTCAACGCCGTCGCCGAGGCGCCGGACTCCCTCAAACCCCTGGCCACCCGGGCCAGCGCCGCCATCGATGGCTATCGGCAGGCGGTCAACGCCATCGCCAAGGCCCACAGGGACGTCGCCGATCAGGATTCGGCGATGAAGCTGCAGACGATCGATATGCAGAACCACCTCCACACCGCCCGCGATTCCCTGTTGGTCGAGTTCGCCCGGGCCAAGATCGATAACGATGCGACCATAGACCGGACCATGACCCTGCAGGCCGTGCTCGCCCTGCTCGCCGCCATCCTTGGCGTCGTTTTCGCCGCCGTGATCGGCCGCGGCATCACCGTGCCCATTCGGCGCATCACCGAGACCATGGAACATCTGGCGGCGGGAAGCGATACGGTGGTCGTTCCCTATCGTGAGCGTGACGACGAGATCGGCACCATGGCCGGTACCGTCGAGGTCTTCAAGCAAAACGCCGTCCAGAAGCGCCGTCTTGAAGAGCAGCAAATCAGCGAACAAGCCGCTCGCGCCCGGCGCCAGGAGGAGGTCGACCAACTGGTCGGCTTCTTCGGCCGCAGCGTCAGCAGTGTTTTCACCTCGGTCTCCAAGGCCTCCATCGGCATCGCCAAGACATCAAGTTCCCTCCAGGAATCGGCGGCCGACACCCGGACCCAGGCCCGCCACGTCATGGGCGAGATCGAGCAGACCGCCGGAACCGTCCAGACCGTCGCCGCCGCCTCGCAGGAACTATCCGCCTCGATCGAGGAAATCGGCCGCCAAGCCGGAGAATCCTCGCGCATCTCGACCGCGGCGATGGATCAGTCCGATGAGATCATCAAGCGCGTGAATGAATTGCGCAGCGCCGCCGAACAGATCGGCACCGTCGTCGAACTCATCAACACCATCGCCAGCCAGACCAACCTGCTGGCGCTCAACGCCACCATCGAAGCGGCGCGGGCCGGCGAGGCGGGCAAGGGCTTCGCCGTCGTCGCCTCCGAGGTCAAGACCCTGGCCCAGCAGACCGGCAAGGCGACCGAGGATATCGGCGGTCAGGTCTCCTCGATCCAGGCGGTGGCGGCCCGTACCGCCGACGCCATTCAGGGCATTGCCCAAACGGTGAGACAGGTCAACGAGATCGCCGTCACCATCGCCTCGGCGGTGACCCAACAAAGCGCCGCCACCCAGGAGATCGCCCGCAGTTTCGAGCAGGTCTCCGATACGACGACCAGCGTGACCCGCAGCATGGAACGGGTTAATGCCGCCGTCACCAACAATAGCCAGGGCGCGACTGCCGTCCGCTCGATCGCCGAGGAGCTATCCCAGGAAGCCGATTCCCTGGGCCTTGAGGTCAAGGATTTCCTGGGCGCCCTGGCCGATCTCAGCCGCAGCGACGAATTCCGCACCTATGCCGTCTCCCTGGCCGCCAGTGCCACCATCAATGGCCAGATCACCACCGGCCAGGTCACCAAGCTTTCTCCCGGATTCGTCGTCTTCTCCGGCCGCCTTGGCGTGCAACCCGGAACGGTGCTCGAGATGCGGATCGATACCGTCGACCGGCCGCTCAAGGTGCGTTTCGTCGAAGTCAAAGAGGATGGGTCCTACCTGCAGCTGCCTCTCGACCACGCCCATCTGACCTATATGACCCAGATCCTGGCCCACCTGGGGAAAGCCGCCGCCTAAGACAGGGGCTCGGGATTTACGCTAAACCAGAACACGAGTCGCATCCTTCGGGAGAAACCAAAGATGGCCGAAATCCTGATCATCGAAGATATGTCGGGCGTGCGCCACGCCCTCAGCGGCATGCTCAAACGGGCTGGACACAGCGTCGTCGTCGCCGAAACCGGCGACCAGGGCTTGGAGCACTTACGCCGCCGCCGCTTCGATCTGGTCATCACCGACATGCTGATGCCCGGCATGGATGGAACGGAGGTGTTGTTTCAACTGGGCGCCATGCCCAACCATCCGCCGGTGATCGCCATTTCCGGCGGCGGGGCGGGCATTTCGGCCGAAACGGCGCTAAAAGCGGCCAAGCTCAAGGCCGACGCCTTTTTGCAAAAGCCCTTCGAAAAGGCCGAACTCCTGGCCGCCGTCGACAAGGTCTTGGCGAAGTAAGGGGGGCCGAAAGACGGCCCTTGCGGGCCGTCCCGGCTTATGACCCCGGTGCCTTAGGCGGCCAACCCCATCGCCGCCAGATCCTCGGCAACCGTGCCGACGGGCATGATGCCGAAGCGATCGACCAGCACCTTGAGCACCGGCGGGGTGATGAAAGCCGGCAGGTTCGGCCCCAGGCGAATGTTCCTCACCCCAAGGGCGAGCAGCGCCAGCAGCACGGTGACCGCCTTCTGCTCGAACCATGACAGCACCAGCGACAGCGGCAGGTCGTTGACGCCGACGCCAAAGGCCTCGGCCAGGGCCTGGGCAACCTTGATCGCCGAATAGGCGTCGTTGCACTGGCCCATATCGAGCAGGCGCGGCAGGCCGGCGATGGTGCCCATATCGTGATCGATCACCCGGAACTTGCCGCAGCCCAGCGTCAACACCACCGCGTCCTGGGGCAGCGAGCCGGCGAGATCGTCGAAATAGGACCGGGCGGATTCATGGCCGTCGCAGCCGCCGATCAGCACGAAGCGGCGGATGGCGCCGGCCTTGACCGCGTCGATGATCTGCGGGGCGACGCCCAGCACCGCCTTGTGACCGAAGCCGGCCAAATGGTGACGGACCGGGCCATCCTCGGCAAAGCCGGGCGCGGCCAGGGCGCTGGCGATCAGCGGCGCGAAATTCCGCCCCGACAGCGCCGTCGCCTCCGGATGGGCGACCAGCCCACAGGTGAACAGCCGATCCCGATAGGCCGCCGTCGGGTTCTGGATGCAGTTGGTGGTCATCAGGATCGGCCCGGGGAAGGCGGCGAACTCGCTGCGCTGGCGCTGCCAAGCCCCGCCGTAATGGCCGACCAGATGGGGATACTTCTTCAGTTCGGGATAGCCATGCGCCGGCAGCATCTCGCCGTGGGTATAGATATCGACCCCCAGACCGACGGTTTGCTCGAGAAGAACGGCAAGATCCTTGAGGTCATGGCCCGAGACCAAGATCGCCTTGCCGGCGCGATGGCCCATCAGAACCGGCGTCGGCTGCGGATCGCCATAGGCGCCCGTATTGGCCCGATCAAGCAGATCAAGCACCGTCAGCGACACCGTGCCACAGCGCAGCACCAGCCCAAGCAGGGCCTCGGCATCGGCGGGAACCTCGGCCAGGGTGGTCAACACCTCGTGAACGAAGGCCGCCACGCTCTCGTCGGTCTGCCCCAGGATACGGGCGTGGCAGGCATAGGCGGCCATGCCCTTCACCCCATAGAGCAACAGGTCCTGCAAGCCGGTCAGATCGGCGCCTTGCGCCGTCAGGCGATGGGCGATCGACGCCGCCTCGCCAGTGCCGACCAAACCGGCCCGCGTCGAGGCCGGCTGCCACAGGGCGGGGCCGCTCAGGGTTTCGGGAGATGTGTGACGGGCGGCGCAGGCTGCATCGTAGCGGGCCCGGAGCTGATCGCGCAAACAGGCGGCCTCGCGCAGTTGCTCCTCCAGCCGGGCCGGATCGAAGCTGACATTGGTGACGGTGGTGAACAGCGCATCGAGCACGAAGGCGTCGATCTCGGGCAGAGCGATCCCCAGCTGGCGCAGGCGGTAGGCATATTGCGACAGGCCCTTGGCCGCCTCGATCAGCAGATCCTGCAGGGCGGCGACCTCGGCCGTCTTGCCACAGAGGCCGACGGTGACACAGGCCACACCCTGGGCCGTCTGTTCACATTGGTAGCAATACATCGTTCAGATCCTTCGCGACCGGGACGGGGCGCCAAACCCCTGCGGAAATTGTCGGTATCAGAACGACAGCAAAGTCCCCGAGCGACCTTGACGATGGTCAAGGGTGCGCAGGCTTCCGGGTAACGAAGCCCCAAACGTCGTCGACCGCCCGGCATGGCCTGGGCGGTCGATCGGATCTGCGAAAGAGATTTCAGGAGCCAACGGGCGCAAGCGCCCGGGTCTTGCGCTGTTAGCGCGGTGTGCGGGAAATCCGGTCCCCGCATACCGCGCTAAGATTTTCATGGTCAAGCCAATCGTCGTCGCACTCTGCGTCAGAGTGCTCGGGATTTGCTTTAGTTGGACGGGGCGTTCGCCACGTAGCCGCGGGCGCATTCCGGCGTTTTTTCAACGGCGGCATGGAATTCGGCCAGGGTCTTGGCGCTCACCACCACCCCTTGCCCACTGCCGCCACAGGTGGTGGACCAAACATTGGACATGCGAACGACGGTGGCATCCGAAGACGCGCAGGCCGAAAGCCCAAGCACGGCGCTGACGGACGCGAGGGCGAGAATCTTGTTCATCTGAGAATGATCCGTTCGGCTGGAAAAAACGGTGAGCCCAAGTCTACAGCGGCGACTGTGGCGAAATTAAAGCGGGAAGCGGGGTGGCAAGGCACCAGAGGGACCGGCTTTTGAAAGCGATGAAGATCAGCGATCCCTTTTTTTAAAAAAAGGATGCGACCGGAACAAAACTCAAGAAATCAAAAAAATAAAAAAGACCTTCTTGCTTTCTATTTACGATTTCCAAAAAGACGAGACACAGAAATAATCATGGTCTTTCCTGGCTTTTCTACAAAATGGAACATTAACATAGAGCAAACAAACACAGAGATAAGCGCCAAAATTAAAGCGAAAAAATCGTTGAGATACCCAAGTGCCGGCAGATCATCAAACATTTTTATAATCACAAGATGAAGAAGGTAAATTGAGAAAGAAACCTCTCCCATGTAAACAAAAAATCTTGTTGATAAAACAGAAGAGAGGAAACCTTCACTTTTTGCCATTACAAAAATAAAAACAGCCGCAGCCAGAGCCGGAAATAAGCTCATAACTTTCCAGTACAAACCAGGAAATCCAAAATCAAAACTAAAAACAGAAAAAATTTTAGACAGAAAACTCACATTAAAAATAAGAAACAAAACCGAAAACACTTCTAGTACAGTCCAGAGCACTCTATTCATAACTATACGATTATGAAATTTTATCCACAAAAATGCGGAACACATTCCAGCAACAAACTCAAATAGCCTTGCAAGCGGATTGACATAAATCAACCCCTCCATAACAATCTTATTATCTGGATACTGAAAACTTGGAATGCTCATATAATAAGCCAACAACACAAAAACAAAACCGACAGAAAAAGAAATGAAAACTTTCAACAACCATGTTTTTTGAAAACAAAATATCAAAAACGGAAACAGCAAATAAAATCCCATTTCCGTAGATATGCTCCAACTTACGCTATTAT
The DNA window shown above is from Rhodospirillum rubrum ATCC 11170 and carries:
- a CDS encoding transglutaminase family protein; amino-acid sequence: MITLRISHRTTYRYRQAVGLGPHRLMLRPRESRDLRLISSEIVVSPAATITWAHDVSGNALATASFQGLADTLVIDSLAEVQLKAVVWPVFDIAASAISYPFSYADDDWIDLGALTQPRYDDADGRLRAWARAFVRGERTDTLSLLKDLNAGISAWVSYQGREDEGTQTPLQTLDRGWGSCRDFAVLFIEAARCLGFGARIVSGYLHNPDQASLGDAGAGSTHAWAEVFVPGAGWITFDPTNRSVGGSNLIPVAVARDIHQAMPVSGSFVGGGDAFDSLLVEVRVSSI
- a CDS encoding cold-shock protein; this encodes MTTGTVKWFNVQKGFGFIAPDDGGSDAFVHISAVERSSDRSPPGYRCRESRDRKRRWPGASRRHRRRGAT
- a CDS encoding methyl-accepting chemotaxis protein, whose amino-acid sequence is MRAVLSLRVTGLRFLASGDRQWLDLANANAEKAKVAMVNAVAEAPDSLKPLATRASAAIDGYRQAVNAIAKAHRDVADQDSAMKLQTIDMQNHLHTARDSLLVEFARAKIDNDATIDRTMTLQAVLALLAAILGVVFAAVIGRGITVPIRRITETMEHLAAGSDTVVVPYRERDDEIGTMAGTVEVFKQNAVQKRRLEEQQISEQAARARRQEEVDQLVGFFGRSVSSVFTSVSKASIGIAKTSSSLQESAADTRTQARHVMGEIEQTAGTVQTVAAASQELSASIEEIGRQAGESSRISTAAMDQSDEIIKRVNELRSAAEQIGTVVELINTIASQTNLLALNATIEAARAGEAGKGFAVVASEVKTLAQQTGKATEDIGGQVSSIQAVAARTADAIQGIAQTVRQVNEIAVTIASAVTQQSAATQEIARSFEQVSDTTTSVTRSMERVNAAVTNNSQGATAVRSIAEELSQEADSLGLEVKDFLGALADLSRSDEFRTYAVSLAASATINGQITTGQVTKLSPGFVVFSGRLGVQPGTVLEMRIDTVDRPLKVRFVEVKEDGSYLQLPLDHAHLTYMTQILAHLGKAAA
- a CDS encoding response regulator codes for the protein MAEILIIEDMSGVRHALSGMLKRAGHSVVVAETGDQGLEHLRRRRFDLVITDMLMPGMDGTEVLFQLGAMPNHPPVIAISGGGAGISAETALKAAKLKADAFLQKPFEKAELLAAVDKVLAK
- the hcp gene encoding hydroxylamine reductase: MYCYQCEQTAQGVACVTVGLCGKTAEVAALQDLLIEAAKGLSQYAYRLRQLGIALPEIDAFVLDALFTTVTNVSFDPARLEEQLREAACLRDQLRARYDAACAARHTSPETLSGPALWQPASTRAGLVGTGEAASIAHRLTAQGADLTGLQDLLLYGVKGMAAYACHARILGQTDESVAAFVHEVLTTLAEVPADAEALLGLVLRCGTVSLTVLDLLDRANTGAYGDPQPTPVLMGHRAGKAILVSGHDLKDLAVLLEQTVGLGVDIYTHGEMLPAHGYPELKKYPHLVGHYGGAWQRQRSEFAAFPGPILMTTNCIQNPTAAYRDRLFTCGLVAHPEATALSGRNFAPLIASALAAPGFAEDGPVRHHLAGFGHKAVLGVAPQIIDAVKAGAIRRFVLIGGCDGHESARSYFDDLAGSLPQDAVVLTLGCGKFRVIDHDMGTIAGLPRLLDMGQCNDAYSAIKVAQALAEAFGVGVNDLPLSLVLSWFEQKAVTVLLALLALGVRNIRLGPNLPAFITPPVLKVLVDRFGIMPVGTVAEDLAAMGLAA
- a CDS encoding acyltransferase family protein: MTYSVSATGDKSGVFLKSLTGIRLFAALAIVLHHVPGHFGISHELTEGWSLGQGVSVFFVLSGFILTYRYPALTDRAAIVRFWVARVARIWPAHAFILFVLLLVNYDSMPDIESTSLKNILANVFLVQSWFPYAGYFFGYNSVSWSISTEMGFYLLFPFLIFCFQKTWLLKVFISFSVGFVFVLLAYYMSIPSFQYPDNKIVMEGLIYVNPLARLFEFVAGMCSAFLWIKFHNRIVMNRVLWTVLEVFSVLFLIFNVSFLSKIFSVFSFDFGFPGLYWKVMSLFPALAAAVFIFVMAKSEGFLSSVLSTRFFVYMGEVSFSIYLLHLVIIKMFDDLPALGYLNDFFALILALISVFVCSMLMFHFVEKPGKTMIISVSRLFGNRK